One window of Daphnia carinata strain CSIRO-1 chromosome 7, CSIRO_AGI_Dcar_HiC_V3, whole genome shotgun sequence genomic DNA carries:
- the LOC130699274 gene encoding uncharacterized protein LOC130699274 has translation MSQSSKFNILQPSFGHANNRLIPHQQSNSVDNLKAEASPLQRSTVRKSFKRKLPQQNLPVRDTKAECKSPVSTQQPSSSFDVGSCAGRVGTKNSLGPDPPASVARRNARERNRVKQVNTGFAVLRQHIPVLCGSVIVYGGSPQCSESSSSSSSSSSSSSVSSPPASGRCKKNKMSKVETLRCAVEYIRNLEKLLATGGDAEAEQDQLAIKEEPLDCLSYELDVAVGSPSIQESRENISPFEIAGLSTSANDLSGFYDSSSSPESQSPDVHQHSQNQRFLFPFLMDTSPTTLPPNGEQKRIKMEPDSDAAAMFKQELLRSLSCWNRSDQEQQPLPELLLDHAGQSEQQHNSAMQNISDHSLLESLNSWWGSSL, from the coding sequence ATGAGTCAATCAAGCAAATTCAACATTCTGCAACCTTCTTTCGGCCACGCCAACAACCGCTTAATTCCGCATCAACAATCGAATTCTGTCGACAATCTGAAAGCCGAAGCTTCGCCACTTCAGCGCTCCACCGTCCGCAAGAGTTTCAAGCGCAAACTACCGCAGCAAAATTTGCCTGTCCGCGATACCAAAGCGGAATGCAAATCGCCTGTTTCAACCCAACAGCCATCCTCTTCGTTCGATGTTGGGTCATGCGCAGGACGGGTGGGCACGAAAAATAGTTTGGGGCCGGATCCGCCAGCTTCCGTAGCCCGTCGCAATGCCCGAGAACGCAACCGCGTTAAGCAAGTCAACACGGGTTTCGCCGTGCTGCGCCAACACATTCCCGTCCTGTGCGGCTCGGTTATCGTCTACGGAGGATCGCCGCAATGTTCCGAatcgtcttcgtcgtcatcttcgtcttcttcctcgtcttccGTTTCATCGCCTCCGGCCAGCGGTCGATGCAAGAAGAACAAGATGAGCAAAGTGGAGACTTTGCGCTGCGCCGTCGAGTACATCCGCAATTTGGAGAAGCTCCTGGCAACGGGCGGTGATGCGGAAGCGGAACAAGATCAGTTGGCCATCAAAGAGGAGCCTTTGGATTGTTTATCGTACGAGCTGGATGTTGCCGTCGGATCACCGTCGATACAAGAATCGCGCGAAAATATTTCGCCTTTTGAAATAGCTGGACTCTCGACATCCGCCAATGATTTGTCGGGTTTCTACGATTCGAGCTCTTCGCCGGAATCGCAAAGCCCCGACGTTCATCAACACTCACAAAATCAGcggtttcttttcccttttttgatGGACACGTCGCCGACCACCCTGCCACCCAACGGCgaacaaaaacgaatcaaaatGGAGCCAGATTCGGATGCTGCTGCCATGTTCAAACAAGAACTGTTGCGCTCTCTTTCCTGCTGGAACAGATCAGATCAAGAGCAGCAACCATTGCCGGAGCTGCTGCTGGATCATGCAGGGCAATCGGAGCAGCAACACAATTCGGCCATGCAAAACATATCGGATCATAGCCTGCTCGAATCGCTCAACAGCTGGTGGGGTTCCAGTCTCTAG